Proteins encoded by one window of Bradyrhizobium sp. B097:
- a CDS encoding response regulator transcription factor, whose protein sequence is MTAAANTHLVIADDHPLFRDALRQAVSSVVSSATISEAGSFEDLTALLERDSEVDLILLDLSMPGISGFSGLIYLRAQYPAIPVVIVSASDDAGTIRRSLDFGASGFIPKRFGVETLRDAIMKVMEGDVWVPPDTDLSAAGDPDMTRLRDRLVTLTPQQVRVLMMLSEGLLNKQIAYELGVSEATIKAHVSAILQKLGVESRTQAVIAAAKIAGGQWRQGTPSS, encoded by the coding sequence ATGACTGCTGCCGCCAATACTCATCTTGTCATTGCCGACGACCATCCGCTGTTCCGCGATGCGTTGCGTCAGGCGGTGTCCAGCGTCGTGAGTTCGGCCACGATCAGCGAGGCCGGATCGTTCGAGGATCTGACCGCGCTGTTGGAACGGGACTCCGAGGTCGACCTGATCCTGCTCGATTTGAGCATGCCGGGGATCAGCGGCTTTTCCGGCCTGATCTATCTGCGGGCGCAGTATCCGGCGATTCCGGTGGTCATCGTCTCCGCCAGTGACGATGCCGGAACCATCCGCCGCTCGCTCGATTTCGGCGCCTCCGGTTTCATCCCCAAACGCTTCGGCGTCGAGACGCTGCGTGACGCCATCATGAAGGTGATGGAGGGCGACGTCTGGGTTCCGCCGGATACGGATCTGTCAGCGGCCGGCGATCCCGACATGACGCGGCTGCGCGACCGTCTGGTGACGCTGACCCCGCAGCAGGTGCGGGTGCTGATGATGCTGTCCGAGGGGCTGCTCAACAAGCAAATCGCCTACGAGCTCGGCGTCTCCGAGGCGACCATAAAGGCCCATGTCTCGGCCATCCTGCAGAAGCTCGGCGTCGAAAGCCGCACCCAGGCCGTGATCGCCGCCGCCAAGATCGCCGGCGGCCAGTGGCGCCAGGGCACGCCGTCGAGCTAG
- a CDS encoding MFS transporter translates to MTKDERFVILASSLGTVFEWYDFYLYGSLAGIIGAQFFSDYPPATRDIFALLAFAAGFLVRPFGAIVFGRVGDIVGRKYTFLVTILIMGLSTFIVGLLPSAKTIGLAAPIILISLRLLQGLALGGEYGGAATYVAEHAPNGRRGYYTSFIQTTATLGLFLSLLVILFTRSITGEKDFADWGWRIPFLVSVLLLGISVWIRLRLNESPVFQRMKDEGKSSKAPLTEAFANWGNAKIVLLALLGGTMGQGVVWYTGQFYALFFLQSILKVDGYTANLLIAWSLLFGTGFFVVFGALSDRIGRKPIILAGCAIAALTFIPIFKMISSNANPALEKAIESAKVEVVADPAGCGDLFNPVGTRVFTAPCDTARAFLAQSSVKYSTTYGAAGSGVKVVVNGKDVPYANAKDGNAAITAAVAAAGYPKAGDAGIVKMSHPFDIFRPQVAAVIGLLFILVIFVTMVYGPIAAMLVELFPTKIRYTSMSLPYHIGNGWFGGLLPATAFAIVASTGDIYAGLWYPIIFAAITAVVGAIFLPETKNVDISKT, encoded by the coding sequence ATGACGAAGGATGAGCGTTTCGTCATCCTGGCGTCGTCGCTCGGCACCGTGTTCGAGTGGTACGATTTCTATCTCTACGGTTCACTGGCCGGCATCATCGGCGCGCAGTTCTTCTCCGACTACCCCCCGGCGACCCGCGACATCTTCGCGTTGCTGGCCTTCGCCGCAGGCTTCCTGGTGCGTCCGTTCGGCGCCATCGTGTTCGGCCGGGTCGGCGACATCGTCGGCCGCAAATACACCTTCTTGGTCACCATCCTGATCATGGGCCTGTCGACCTTCATCGTCGGCCTGTTGCCCAGCGCCAAGACCATCGGCCTCGCGGCGCCGATCATCCTGATTTCGCTGCGCCTCCTGCAGGGCCTCGCGCTCGGCGGTGAGTATGGCGGTGCGGCGACCTACGTCGCCGAGCACGCGCCTAACGGCAGGCGCGGCTATTACACCTCGTTCATCCAGACCACGGCAACGCTCGGCCTGTTCCTGTCGCTGCTGGTGATCCTGTTCACCCGGTCGATCACCGGCGAGAAGGATTTCGCGGACTGGGGCTGGCGGATTCCGTTCCTGGTGTCGGTGCTGCTGCTCGGCATCTCGGTCTGGATCCGGCTGCGGCTGAATGAATCGCCGGTGTTCCAGCGCATGAAGGACGAGGGCAAGAGTTCGAAGGCGCCGCTGACGGAGGCCTTCGCCAACTGGGGCAACGCCAAGATCGTGCTCCTGGCGCTGCTCGGCGGCACCATGGGTCAGGGCGTGGTGTGGTACACCGGCCAGTTCTACGCGCTGTTCTTCCTGCAATCGATCCTCAAGGTCGACGGCTACACCGCGAACCTTCTGATCGCCTGGTCGTTGCTGTTTGGCACCGGCTTCTTCGTCGTGTTCGGCGCGCTGTCCGACCGGATCGGACGCAAGCCGATCATCCTGGCAGGCTGCGCGATCGCGGCGCTGACCTTCATTCCGATCTTCAAGATGATCTCTTCCAACGCCAACCCGGCGCTGGAGAAGGCGATCGAATCGGCCAAGGTCGAGGTGGTTGCCGATCCCGCAGGCTGCGGCGACCTGTTCAACCCGGTCGGCACCCGCGTGTTCACCGCGCCCTGCGACACGGCCCGCGCCTTCCTCGCCCAATCGTCGGTCAAGTACTCGACGACGTATGGCGCGGCCGGCTCCGGCGTGAAGGTCGTCGTCAACGGCAAGGACGTCCCCTATGCCAACGCCAAAGACGGCAATGCGGCGATCACCGCCGCTGTGGCCGCCGCCGGCTATCCGAAAGCAGGCGACGCCGGCATCGTGAAGATGTCGCATCCGTTCGACATCTTCCGCCCGCAGGTCGCGGCTGTGATCGGCTTGCTGTTCATCCTGGTGATCTTCGTCACCATGGTGTACGGCCCGATTGCCGCGATGCTGGTCGAGTTGTTCCCGACCAAGATCCGCTACACCTCGATGTCGCTGCCCTATCACATTGGTAACGGCTGGTTCGGCGGGTTGTTGCCGGCGACGGCGTTCGCGATCGTGGCCTCAACCGGCGATATCTATGCCGGCCTCTGGTATCCGATTATCTTCGCGGCCATTACCGCGGTGGTCGGCGCGATCTTCCTGCCGGAGACCAAAAACGTAGACATCAGCAAGACCTGA
- a CDS encoding IS5 family transposase — translation MPWTKITRAQYLRNGLRYASDMTDAEWRLIARKLPGRRRLGRPRKVDLRKVVEAILFILSTGCQWRALPREFPPYSTVQGYFYTWRDTRRWHRIVKALVRQARRKLGRKPTPTAAVIDSQSASTTQAGGPRGFDPGKRVNGRKRHIVTDTNGLLLAVHVHPANVQDVHGAVPLLERVRERFPKLRHVFADRVYRGKQLVGALSHCGPWTIEIVQRPPGVKGFQLLPRRWVVERTFAWFGRCRRLSRDFEGSASTEVAWLLVAHLRLLTRRLATP, via the coding sequence GCGGAACGGACTGCGCTATGCAAGCGACATGACCGACGCGGAGTGGCGTCTGATAGCCAGGAAGTTGCCGGGTCGGCGTCGATTGGGCCGCCCGCGGAAGGTTGATCTGCGCAAGGTGGTCGAGGCCATTTTGTTCATTCTGTCCACCGGCTGCCAATGGCGCGCTCTGCCGCGGGAGTTCCCGCCGTACTCGACGGTGCAAGGTTATTTCTATACTTGGCGCGATACTCGCCGATGGCACAGGATCGTGAAGGCTCTGGTCCGACAGGCACGGCGCAAACTCGGCCGCAAGCCGACACCGACGGCGGCCGTCATCGACAGTCAGAGCGCTTCGACGACACAAGCCGGCGGCCCGCGCGGCTTCGATCCGGGCAAACGTGTTAACGGACGTAAGCGGCACATCGTCACCGATACCAACGGTCTCTTGCTGGCCGTCCACGTTCACCCAGCCAATGTTCAGGACGTGCATGGTGCAGTCCCCCTACTGGAGCGCGTGCGAGAGCGCTTTCCGAAACTGCGTCATGTCTTTGCTGACCGGGTTTATCGCGGAAAGCAGCTTGTTGGCGCGCTCTCCCATTGCGGGCCATGGACCATTGAGATCGTTCAGCGGCCGCCTGGGGTCAAAGGCTTCCAGCTCTTACCACGACGCTGGGTCGTCGAGCGCACCTTCGCGTGGTTCGGCAGGTGTCGCCGCCTCTCCAGAGATTTCGAGGGCTCCGCCTCAACTGAGGTCGCCTGGCTCCTCGTAGCCCATCTCAGACTCTTGACCCGACGCCTCGCTACGCCCTGA